The following are from one region of the Synechococcus sp. CBW1108 genome:
- a CDS encoding DEAD/DEAH box helicase — MTASFDYFGLGEPLLKAVAEKGYTSPSPIQSQCIPAVLAGHDVMAAAQTGTGKTAGFTLPMLERLRHGPPARAGIVRSLVLTPTRELAAQVGESVRAYGRYLDLRSDVVFGGVKVNPQISRLQRGADILVATPGRLMDLYQQKALRLDRVEILVLDEADRMLDMGFIRDIQKILALLPAKRQNLLFSATFSGDIRRLATGLLHNPVQLQATPANQAAPTVEHLLHPCDMDRKGDLLSHLIRSNDWQQVLVFSRTKHGANRMADRLIREGITAAAIHGNKSQGARTRALADFKAGALRVLVATDLAARGIDIHQLPHVVNLDLPNQAEDYVHRIGRTGRAGHNGHAISLVAAEESELLRAIERVIGLSLPRQEVLGFEPKVLSAAPLDLSGGRGKGGRRSPAPHGARPRGGRRPSGSDR; from the coding sequence TTGACTGCTTCCTTCGATTACTTCGGCCTGGGCGAACCCCTGCTCAAGGCGGTGGCTGAGAAGGGCTACACCAGTCCTTCGCCGATCCAGAGCCAGTGCATACCAGCCGTGCTGGCCGGCCACGATGTGATGGCTGCGGCCCAGACCGGCACCGGCAAAACCGCAGGCTTCACCCTGCCGATGCTGGAGCGGCTGCGCCACGGCCCCCCCGCCCGCGCTGGCATCGTGCGCTCTTTGGTGCTCACCCCCACCCGTGAGCTGGCGGCCCAGGTGGGAGAGAGCGTGCGGGCCTATGGCCGCTACCTCGACCTGCGCAGTGACGTGGTGTTTGGCGGGGTCAAGGTGAACCCCCAGATCAGTCGTCTGCAGAGGGGGGCCGACATCCTCGTGGCCACCCCGGGCCGGCTGATGGATCTCTACCAGCAGAAAGCTCTGCGGCTCGATCGGGTTGAGATCCTGGTTCTCGATGAGGCCGACCGGATGCTCGACATGGGCTTCATCCGCGACATCCAGAAAATCCTGGCTCTGCTGCCAGCCAAGCGTCAAAACCTGCTGTTTTCAGCCACTTTTTCCGGCGACATCCGGCGTCTGGCCACGGGGCTGCTGCATAATCCCGTCCAGCTCCAGGCCACCCCGGCAAACCAGGCGGCCCCCACCGTTGAGCACCTGCTCCATCCCTGCGACATGGACCGCAAGGGGGATCTGCTCAGCCACCTGATTCGCAGCAATGACTGGCAGCAAGTGCTGGTGTTTTCCCGTACCAAGCACGGCGCCAACCGCATGGCAGACCGGCTCATTCGCGAAGGTATTACCGCCGCCGCCATCCACGGCAACAAGAGCCAGGGGGCCCGCACCAGGGCCCTGGCCGATTTCAAAGCCGGTGCCCTGCGCGTGCTGGTGGCCACCGACCTTGCTGCCCGGGGCATCGACATCCACCAGCTGCCCCACGTGGTCAACCTCGACCTGCCGAACCAGGCGGAGGATTACGTGCATCGCATCGGCCGCACCGGTCGGGCCGGCCATAACGGCCACGCGATCTCCCTGGTGGCTGCTGAAGAAAGTGAGTTGCTGCGCGCGATTGAGCGGGTGATCGGGCTGAGCCTGCCGCGTCAGGAGGTGCTCGGTTTTGAACCCAAGGTGCTCTCGGCCGCTCCCCTCGATCTAAGTGGCGGCCGCGGTAAGGGGGGGCGCCGCTCCCCTGCCCCCCATGGCGCCCGCCCCCGGGGGGGGCGACGACCCTCCGGCTCCGATCGCTGA
- a CDS encoding DUF6464 family protein produces MRVELRQIDTDRLLDALEVDEIGDVPHPGRWLESSGRSFLVLQRRHCYQLRNGKYQLASVALQVKPQRQPGDARWWHNQWVIGDPSCRYNARTPLLRCAVLPDGPCELCAHYRQRDRPPDHPP; encoded by the coding sequence ATGAGGGTGGAGCTGCGGCAGATCGACACCGATCGATTGCTCGACGCCCTTGAAGTAGACGAAATCGGTGATGTGCCCCATCCAGGCCGCTGGCTGGAAAGTTCTGGTCGCAGCTTTTTGGTTCTGCAGCGCCGCCATTGCTACCAGTTGCGCAACGGTAAATACCAGCTCGCCAGCGTGGCGCTGCAGGTGAAGCCCCAACGCCAACCAGGCGATGCTCGCTGGTGGCACAACCAGTGGGTGATTGGCGATCCCAGTTGCCGCTACAACGCCCGAACTCCCCTGCTGCGCTGCGCCGTGCTGCCCGATGGGCCCTGCGAGCTCTGCGCCCATTACCGCCAGAGAGATCGCCCTCCTGATCACCCTCCCTGA
- a CDS encoding pyridoxal phosphate-dependent aminotransferase produces MIAAPCTTPILSARARALKPSLTLAISARAKALRAAGKDVCSLSAGEPDFDTPAFIRQAAADALEAGHTRYGPAAGEPALRSAIAAKLCSENQLAISPEQVLVTNGGKQALYNLFQVLLGPGDELLLPSPYWLSYPEMAQLAGASVALIPCSPAQGFRLDPAQLEAAITPASKLLVLNSPGNPTGMVLSRPELEAIAAVLRRHPQVAVVCDEIYEFLLAPGHSHHSLAAVAPDLAGRVFTVNGFAKGWAMTGWRVGWLAGPSTVVAAASALQSQSTSNVCSFAQFGALAAINGPRDCVRAMAAKFDERRNLLAAGLTGMDGVKLEPPQGAFYAFPDVSAHGLDSMTFCNRLLDEVGLAVVPGVAFGEDRCIRLSCAANPSTLADGLERLKRFLAAL; encoded by the coding sequence ATGATCGCCGCGCCTTGCACCACTCCGATTCTTTCAGCCCGGGCCCGGGCCCTCAAGCCCTCCCTCACCCTGGCCATCTCCGCCCGGGCCAAGGCCCTCCGGGCAGCGGGCAAGGACGTCTGCAGCCTCAGCGCCGGCGAACCGGATTTCGACACCCCGGCCTTCATCCGCCAGGCCGCTGCCGACGCCCTGGAGGCCGGCCACACCCGCTACGGCCCCGCTGCCGGTGAGCCCGCCCTGCGCTCCGCCATCGCCGCCAAGCTCTGCAGCGAAAATCAGTTGGCCATCAGCCCCGAGCAGGTGCTGGTGACCAACGGCGGCAAACAGGCTCTGTACAACCTGTTTCAGGTGCTGCTCGGCCCCGGCGATGAGCTGCTGCTGCCCTCGCCCTACTGGCTCAGCTACCCGGAGATGGCCCAGCTGGCTGGGGCTTCGGTGGCCCTGATCCCCTGTTCCCCAGCCCAGGGGTTCCGCCTCGATCCAGCCCAGCTGGAGGCAGCCATCACCCCGGCCAGCAAATTGCTGGTACTTAACAGCCCCGGCAATCCCACAGGCATGGTGCTGAGCCGGCCGGAACTCGAGGCGATTGCCGCGGTGCTGCGCCGCCACCCCCAAGTGGCGGTGGTGTGCGATGAGATCTATGAATTCCTACTGGCGCCAGGCCACAGCCACCACAGCCTGGCCGCCGTAGCCCCCGACCTGGCCGGGCGGGTATTTACGGTCAACGGTTTCGCCAAGGGCTGGGCGATGACCGGCTGGCGCGTGGGCTGGCTGGCCGGCCCCAGCACGGTGGTGGCGGCCGCCAGTGCCCTGCAGAGCCAGAGCACAAGCAACGTCTGCAGCTTTGCCCAGTTTGGTGCCCTGGCGGCGATCAACGGCCCGCGGGATTGCGTGCGGGCCATGGCAGCCAAATTTGACGAGCGCCGCAACCTGCTCGCGGCAGGCCTGACAGGTATGGATGGGGTCAAGCTCGAGCCGCCCCAGGGTGCCTTCTACGCCTTTCCCGATGTGAGCGCCCATGGGCTCGACTCGATGACCTTCTGCAATCGCCTGCTCGATGAGGTGGGGCTGGCGGTTGTACCTGGCGTGGCCTTTGGGGAAGATCGCTGCATCCGCCTCTCCTGCGCAGCCAATCCCTCCACCCTGGCCGATGGGCTTGAAAGGTTGAAGCGCTTCCTTGCAGCCCTCTAA
- the mfd gene encoding transcription-repair coupling factor, producing MPLTAMVRQLQQAALTGEVLARLARPERLRLAGGGRAARALISSAMARATGAPLLVIVPTLEEAGRWAALLELMGWSSCQLYPTSEASPYEPFDPTSEITWGQLQVLSELVDRPAGGLAIVATERALQPHLPPPQALRAQCLSLRKGETISLEQLGETLSRLGYERVPTIEQEGSWSRRGDIVDVFPVSSELPVRLEFFGEELDKLREFDPASQRSLDPIEVVRLTPSGYGPLVAEALRQAMPDGLELLLKPEALDQLLEGGTPEGMRRLMGLAWDEPASLLDYLGADTLVAVDGRSQCLSHAQQWFDHAAGHHAEVCGELGGALPGVLHREPAGALQQAEAFRGFDLAELLETDSHPNSFDLAARSVPAYPNAFGKLAALVKGFVAEKATVWLISAQPSRAVALLEEHDCITRFVPNPSDFPAIDRLVEQATPVALKNRSTAELEGLQLPAWKLVLITDREFFGQHALTASGYVRRRRKAASRTVDPGKMQPGDFVVHRNHGIGKFLKLEKLAISDESRDYLVVQYADGLLRVAADQLGSLGRYRASTDAPPELNRMGGTAWAKAKERAIKAVRKVAVDLVKLYAERHQAPGFAYPADGPWQQELEDSFPYDPTPDQTKAIADVKRDMEQPQPMDRLVCGDVGFGKTEVAIRAIFKAVTAGKQVAMLAPTTVLAQQHWRTLSERFAPYPLKVSLLNRFRTASERKTILEGLSTGNVDVVVGTHQLLSKGTGFKQLGLLVVDEEQRFGVNQKEKIKALRKDVDVLTLSATPIPRTLYMSLSGVREMSLITTPPPLRRPIKTHLAALDEEAVRSAIRQELDRGGQIFYVVPRVEGIEEVADQLRVMVPGLRLLVAHGQMAEGELESAMVAFNAGEADLMLCTTIVESGLDIPRVNTILIEDAHKFGLAQLYQLRGRVGRSGIQAHAWLFYPGDASLSEAARQRLRAIQEFAQLGSGYQLAMRDMEIRGVGNLLGVEQSGQMEAIGFDLYMEMLQECLAEIQGQDIPKVEDTQIDLPITAFIPGDWITENDEKMAAYRAAADCSGAAALVELAAGWVDRYGPIPAPVQSLLQLMELKLVARRCGFSRIKPEKPNICLETPMEEPAFRLLRQGLPQHLHGRLVFQASSGSTAKVLARGLGVLPAEKQLKELMGWLNQMAAQLPGADGLSEAQRAEQLRAQNEAVLAV from the coding sequence ATGCCCCTCACCGCCATGGTGCGCCAGCTGCAGCAGGCAGCCCTCACCGGCGAGGTGCTGGCACGGCTGGCGCGGCCCGAGCGATTGAGGCTGGCCGGGGGCGGTCGGGCCGCCCGGGCACTGATCAGCAGCGCCATGGCCCGTGCCACGGGGGCGCCGCTGCTGGTGATCGTGCCGACCCTTGAGGAGGCGGGCCGCTGGGCGGCGTTGCTGGAGCTGATGGGTTGGTCTAGCTGCCAGCTCTACCCCACCAGCGAGGCCAGCCCATACGAGCCCTTCGATCCCACCAGCGAGATCACCTGGGGCCAGCTGCAGGTGCTCAGCGAGCTGGTCGATAGGCCAGCAGGAGGCCTCGCCATCGTGGCCACCGAGCGGGCCCTGCAGCCCCACCTGCCCCCGCCCCAGGCCCTGCGGGCCCAATGTCTGAGTTTGCGCAAGGGCGAAACCATCAGCCTCGAGCAGCTGGGCGAAACCCTGAGCCGCCTTGGTTACGAGCGGGTGCCCACGATCGAGCAGGAGGGCAGCTGGAGTCGCCGCGGCGACATCGTCGATGTCTTCCCGGTGAGCAGCGAACTCCCCGTGAGGCTGGAGTTTTTTGGCGAGGAGCTCGACAAGCTGCGGGAATTTGACCCCGCATCCCAACGCTCCCTCGATCCCATCGAGGTGGTGCGCCTGACCCCCAGCGGCTACGGCCCCCTGGTTGCCGAGGCGCTGCGCCAGGCGATGCCTGATGGGCTGGAGCTGCTGCTCAAGCCGGAGGCCCTCGACCAGCTGCTGGAGGGCGGCACTCCCGAGGGGATGCGCCGGTTGATGGGCCTGGCCTGGGACGAGCCGGCCTCTCTGCTCGATTACCTCGGCGCCGACACCCTGGTGGCTGTCGATGGCAGGAGCCAGTGTCTCTCCCATGCCCAGCAGTGGTTTGACCACGCCGCCGGACACCACGCTGAGGTCTGCGGCGAGCTGGGGGGCGCGCTGCCAGGGGTGCTGCATCGGGAGCCAGCCGGCGCCCTCCAACAGGCGGAAGCCTTCAGGGGCTTTGATCTGGCCGAGCTGCTGGAAACCGACAGCCACCCCAACAGCTTTGATCTGGCCGCCCGCTCGGTGCCTGCCTACCCGAACGCCTTTGGCAAGTTGGCCGCCCTGGTGAAGGGCTTTGTGGCTGAGAAAGCCACGGTATGGCTGATCTCTGCCCAGCCCTCGCGGGCGGTGGCCCTGCTGGAGGAGCACGACTGCATCACCCGCTTTGTGCCCAATCCCTCCGACTTCCCAGCCATCGATCGACTGGTGGAGCAGGCCACGCCGGTGGCCCTGAAAAATCGAAGCACCGCCGAACTGGAGGGGCTCCAGCTGCCGGCCTGGAAGTTGGTGCTGATCACCGATAGGGAATTTTTTGGCCAACATGCCCTCACCGCCAGCGGCTATGTGCGCCGCCGCCGCAAGGCAGCCAGCCGCACGGTCGACCCGGGCAAGATGCAGCCGGGGGATTTCGTGGTGCACCGCAACCACGGCATCGGCAAGTTTCTCAAGCTCGAAAAACTGGCGATCAGCGACGAATCGCGGGATTACCTGGTGGTGCAATACGCCGACGGCCTGCTGCGGGTGGCTGCCGACCAGTTGGGCAGTCTTGGCCGCTACCGCGCCAGCACCGACGCCCCGCCTGAGCTCAACCGCATGGGCGGTACGGCCTGGGCCAAAGCCAAGGAACGGGCCATCAAGGCCGTGCGCAAAGTGGCGGTGGATCTGGTGAAGCTCTATGCGGAGCGTCACCAGGCCCCGGGCTTCGCCTACCCGGCCGATGGCCCCTGGCAACAGGAGCTGGAGGATTCCTTCCCCTATGACCCCACCCCAGACCAGACCAAGGCCATTGCCGATGTGAAGCGGGACATGGAACAACCCCAGCCCATGGATCGGCTGGTGTGTGGCGATGTGGGCTTCGGCAAAACGGAGGTGGCGATCCGGGCGATTTTCAAGGCGGTGACGGCGGGCAAGCAGGTGGCCATGCTTGCCCCCACCACGGTTTTGGCCCAACAGCACTGGCGCACCCTGAGCGAACGCTTTGCGCCCTATCCCCTCAAAGTGAGCCTGCTCAACCGCTTCCGCACCGCAAGCGAACGCAAGACCATCCTCGAAGGACTCAGCACAGGCAATGTGGACGTGGTGGTGGGCACCCACCAGCTGCTCTCCAAGGGCACGGGCTTCAAGCAGCTGGGCCTGCTGGTGGTGGATGAGGAACAGCGCTTCGGCGTCAACCAGAAGGAAAAGATCAAGGCCCTGCGCAAGGACGTGGACGTGTTGACCCTGTCGGCAACGCCCATTCCGCGCACGCTCTACATGAGCCTTTCGGGGGTGCGGGAGATGAGCCTGATCACCACGCCGCCACCGCTGCGCCGCCCGATCAAAACCCACCTGGCCGCCCTCGATGAGGAGGCAGTGCGCAGCGCGATCCGGCAGGAGCTGGACCGGGGCGGGCAGATCTTTTACGTGGTGCCCAGGGTGGAGGGGATCGAGGAGGTGGCCGACCAGCTGCGGGTCATGGTTCCGGGCCTGCGGCTACTGGTGGCCCACGGCCAGATGGCCGAGGGGGAACTGGAGAGCGCCATGGTGGCCTTCAATGCCGGCGAGGCCGACCTGATGCTCTGCACCACGATCGTGGAGAGCGGCCTGGACATCCCACGGGTGAACACGATCCTGATCGAGGACGCCCACAAATTTGGCCTGGCCCAGCTGTACCAGCTGCGGGGCCGGGTGGGCCGCAGCGGTATCCAGGCCCATGCCTGGCTGTTCTATCCGGGCGATGCCTCCCTGAGTGAGGCGGCGCGGCAGCGGCTGCGGGCAATCCAGGAGTTTGCCCAGCTGGGCAGTGGCTACCAGCTGGCCATGCGCGACATGGAGATCCGCGGCGTGGGCAACCTGCTGGGGGTGGAGCAGAGCGGCCAGATGGAGGCGATCGGCTTTGACCTCTACATGGAGATGCTGCAGGAATGCCTCGCCGAGATCCAGGGCCAGGACATCCCCAAGGTGGAAGACACCCAGATCGATCTGCCGATCACCGCCTTCATCCCCGGCGACTGGATCACCGAGAACGACGAGAAGATGGCGGCCTACCGGGCCGCTGCCGACTGCAGTGGCGCTGCCGCCCTGGTTGAACTGGCAGCTGGCTGGGTGGACCGCTACGGACCCATTCCGGCGCCGGTGCAATCGCTGCTGCAGCTGATGGAGTTGAAGCTGGTGGCCAGGCGCTGCGGCTTCTCGCGGATCAAGCCGGAGAAGCCCAACATCTGCCTGGAAACGCCCATGGAGGAGCCCGCCTTCCGCCTGCTGCGCCAGGGGCTGCCCCAGCATCTCCATGGCCGCCTGGTATTTCAGGCCAGCAGTGGCAGCACCGCCAAGGTGCTGGCTCGGGGCCTGGGGGTGCTGCCCGCCGAGAAGCAGCTGAAGGAGCTGATGGGCTGGCTGAACCAGATGGCCGCCCAGCTCCCCGGAGCCGATGGTCTCAGCGAAGCCCAGCGGGCCGAGCAGCTCAGGGCCCAGAACGAGGCGGTCTTAGCGGTGTGA
- a CDS encoding uracil-DNA glycosylase, with product MAASLELAPALQQLTEACAACRRCGLAVERQQVVVSRGNPAARLMLIGEGPGAQEDSTGLPFVGRSGQLLDQLLAAAGIDSNRDAYVANVVKCRPPQNRRPTAAELAACRPWLDRQIALVNPAVILLVGASALEGVLGIRGGITNLRGQWRASEIEILRGRRLMPVLHPSYLMRFNSQAEGSPRALTAADFQEVRRSLLAP from the coding sequence ATGGCAGCCTCGCTTGAACTGGCCCCAGCCCTGCAGCAACTCACTGAAGCCTGCGCCGCCTGTCGCCGCTGTGGCCTGGCCGTAGAGAGGCAGCAGGTAGTGGTGAGCCGGGGCAATCCCGCCGCCCGGCTGATGCTGATCGGCGAGGGCCCCGGCGCTCAGGAAGACAGCACTGGCTTGCCCTTTGTGGGTCGCTCCGGCCAGCTGCTAGACCAGCTGCTGGCTGCCGCTGGCATCGACAGCAACCGAGACGCCTACGTGGCCAATGTGGTCAAGTGCCGCCCGCCGCAGAACCGCCGACCCACGGCGGCGGAGCTGGCGGCCTGCCGCCCCTGGCTCGATCGGCAGATCGCTTTGGTGAATCCGGCCGTGATCCTGCTGGTGGGGGCCTCGGCCCTGGAGGGGGTGCTGGGTATTAGGGGCGGCATCACCAACCTGCGGGGCCAGTGGCGCGCCAGCGAGATCGAAATTTTGCGGGGCCGGCGCCTGATGCCCGTCCTGCATCCCTCCTATCTAATGCGCTTTAACTCGCAGGCCGAGGGCTCGCCCCGCGCGCTCACTGCAGCCGACTTCCAGGAGGTTCGCCGATCCCTGCTGGCCCCTTGA
- the ispG gene encoding (E)-4-hydroxy-3-methylbut-2-enyl-diphosphate synthase, producing MTTAPSRYDTVARYDTLIHRRQTRSVRVGNIWIGSDHPVVVQSMINEDTLDIEGATAGIRRLHEVGCEIVRLTVPSLAHAKAVKEIRQRLEDTYQPVPLVADVHHNGMKIALEVAQHVDKVRINPGLFVFDKPDPNRTEFSPEEVAAIGERISETFEPLVQLLKQQDKALRIGVNHGSLAERMLFCYGDTPLGMVESALEFIRICDRLDFHNIVVSMKASRAPVMMAAYRMMADRMDAEGFPYPLHLGVTEAGDGDYGRIKSTAGIAPLLAEGLGDTIRVSLTEAPEKEIPVCYSILQALGLRKTMVEYVACPSCGRTLFNLEEVLHKVRNATSHLTGLDIAVMGCIVNGPGEMADADYGYVGKIPGTISLYRGRQEIRRVPEAEGVGALIALIREDGRWVEP from the coding sequence ATGACCACCGCCCCGTCTCGCTACGACACCGTCGCCCGCTACGACACCCTGATTCACCGGCGCCAGACCCGCAGCGTGCGGGTGGGAAACATCTGGATCGGCAGCGACCATCCGGTGGTGGTGCAGTCGATGATCAACGAGGACACCCTCGATATCGAAGGGGCTACGGCCGGTATCCGGCGGCTGCATGAAGTCGGCTGTGAAATCGTGCGCCTCACGGTGCCGTCCCTGGCCCACGCCAAGGCGGTAAAGGAAATCCGCCAGCGCCTAGAAGACACCTACCAGCCGGTGCCCCTCGTAGCGGATGTGCACCACAACGGCATGAAGATTGCCCTGGAGGTGGCCCAGCACGTCGACAAAGTGCGGATCAATCCCGGCTTGTTTGTGTTCGATAAGCCCGACCCCAATCGCACCGAATTCAGCCCCGAGGAGGTCGCCGCCATCGGTGAGCGCATCTCTGAAACGTTTGAGCCGCTGGTGCAGCTGCTCAAGCAGCAGGACAAGGCCCTGCGCATTGGCGTCAACCATGGCTCCCTGGCCGAGCGGATGCTGTTTTGCTACGGCGACACGCCCCTGGGCATGGTGGAGAGCGCCCTGGAATTCATCCGCATCTGCGACCGCCTCGACTTCCACAACATCGTGGTTTCGATGAAGGCTTCTCGGGCCCCAGTGATGATGGCCGCCTACCGGATGATGGCGGACCGCATGGACGCCGAGGGCTTTCCCTACCCCCTGCACCTGGGCGTCACCGAGGCGGGCGATGGCGACTATGGCCGCATCAAGAGCACCGCCGGCATTGCGCCCTTGCTGGCCGAGGGCCTGGGCGACACGATCCGGGTTTCGCTTACCGAGGCACCGGAGAAGGAGATTCCTGTCTGCTATTCGATTTTGCAGGCCCTGGGCCTGCGCAAGACGATGGTGGAATACGTGGCCTGTCCCAGCTGCGGCCGCACCCTGTTCAACCTCGAGGAGGTGCTGCACAAGGTGCGCAACGCCACTTCCCACCTCACCGGTCTGGACATCGCCGTGATGGGCTGCATTGTCAATGGGCCAGGCGAAATGGCCGATGCCGACTACGGCTATGTGGGTAAGATCCCCGGCACCATTTCCCTCTACCGGGGCCGCCAGGAGATTCGGCGGGTGCCGGAAGCGGAGGGGGTCGGGGCCCTGATTGCTTTGATTCGGGAGGATGGTCGCTGGGTGGAGCCCTGA
- a CDS encoding S41 family peptidase — MASPRTSLLVLVGIGACAATAVVAREVVTSPGASSRISDSPKEVIDQTWQIVFRDYLDINGKYKPEQWRQLRRDVLAKSYGSSKEAYESIRGMLASLDDPYTRFLDPREFKEMQIDTSGELSGVGIQLSLDKETKNLVVVSPIDGSPASRAGVQPKDVITAIDGKSTKGMSTEDAVKLIRGQAGTSVTLTLQRKGQSLQVPLTRERIELHAVDHQINTSPDGVKVGYIRLRQFNATATKDMRLAVKDLEEKGAQGYVLDLRSNPGGLLMASVEIARQWLNEGTIVSTKTRDGIQDVKRANGRALTAKPLVVLVNEGSASASEILSGALQDNQRAVLVGQKTFGKGLVQSVRGLSDGSGMTVTIAKYLTPSGRDIHKHGIDPDVQAKMSELEAQKLKLEDLGTKKDSQYRIAETTLVKRLRSASGPSQAYKPGSANLPAALGSSTKP; from the coding sequence ATGGCCAGCCCCCGCACCAGTTTGCTTGTGCTGGTAGGCATTGGTGCCTGTGCTGCCACCGCGGTCGTGGCCAGGGAAGTGGTGACATCTCCGGGAGCTTCGTCGCGGATCAGCGACAGTCCCAAGGAGGTGATCGACCAGACCTGGCAGATCGTCTTCCGCGACTACCTGGACATCAACGGCAAATACAAGCCGGAGCAATGGCGCCAGCTGCGCCGCGATGTGCTCGCCAAGAGCTACGGCAGCTCCAAGGAAGCCTATGAATCAATTCGGGGCATGCTCGCTAGCCTCGACGATCCCTACACCCGCTTTCTGGATCCGCGCGAATTCAAGGAGATGCAGATCGACACCTCCGGGGAACTATCCGGGGTGGGCATCCAGCTGAGCCTCGATAAGGAAACCAAAAACCTGGTGGTGGTTTCCCCCATTGATGGTTCACCTGCTTCTCGGGCCGGCGTGCAGCCCAAGGATGTGATCACGGCCATAGATGGCAAGAGCACCAAGGGCATGAGTACCGAAGATGCGGTCAAGTTGATCCGCGGCCAGGCTGGTACCTCCGTAACCCTCACCCTGCAGCGCAAGGGTCAGAGCCTGCAGGTGCCCCTTACCCGCGAACGCATCGAGCTCCACGCCGTAGATCATCAGATCAATACCAGCCCAGATGGCGTCAAGGTGGGTTACATCCGCCTGCGCCAGTTCAATGCCACCGCCACCAAGGACATGCGCCTGGCGGTAAAGGACCTCGAGGAGAAGGGGGCCCAGGGCTATGTGTTGGACCTGCGCAGCAACCCCGGCGGCCTGCTGATGGCCAGCGTGGAGATCGCCCGCCAGTGGCTCAATGAGGGCACGATCGTCTCCACCAAGACCCGCGACGGCATTCAGGACGTGAAGCGGGCCAATGGTCGCGCCCTTACGGCCAAGCCCCTGGTGGTGCTTGTCAATGAAGGCTCCGCCAGTGCCAGTGAAATTCTCTCCGGTGCCCTTCAGGACAACCAGCGGGCCGTCCTGGTGGGTCAGAAGACCTTTGGTAAAGGTCTGGTGCAGTCGGTGCGGGGCCTCTCCGATGGCTCTGGCATGACAGTGACTATCGCCAAATACCTCACTCCCAGTGGCCGGGACATCCACAAGCACGGGATTGATCCCGATGTGCAGGCCAAGATGAGCGAGCTGGAGGCCCAAAAGCTCAAGCTCGAAGACCTGGGCACCAAGAAGGACAGCCAATACCGGATAGCCGAGACAACCCTGGTCAAGCGACTCCGCAGCGCCAGCGGCCCCTCCCAGGCATACAAACCAGGCAGCGCCAACCTGCCAGCTGCCCTGGGTTCGAGCACTAAGCCTTGA
- a CDS encoding DUF6737 family protein, with product MLTGITLPTGSWFLLQRWWITAPVAAAVLVWWWLFLVLVPRAYLEQQGSQ from the coding sequence ATGCTGACTGGCATTACCCTGCCGACGGGCAGCTGGTTTCTGCTCCAGCGTTGGTGGATAACCGCCCCTGTGGCAGCGGCGGTACTGGTGTGGTGGTGGCTATTTCTGGTGCTGGTGCCGCGGGCCTACCTAGAGCAACAGGGCAGCCAGTAA
- a CDS encoding DUF475 domain-containing protein, which translates to MEAESIQSIQPLLKQADQWGEVLLLLPLLVALEAVLSADNAIALAAIARGLDDPARQRQALNLGLGLALAFRLGLIVAARWVLNFWPLQLAAAGYLLWLSGSHLVLVFSNPADDSNAEGQDPDPDQQAPSPQGSLHHSGLGSVVLTLALTDLAFSLDSVAAAVAVTDRLVLVMAGGVIGVIALRLTAELFIRWLAVFQHLETAGYLAVGLVGIRLLLRLGLPQVVPPEWLLLLLVAGLFAWGFSVRQVPADQPPVS; encoded by the coding sequence GTGGAAGCGGAGTCGATCCAATCAATTCAACCCCTGCTCAAGCAGGCGGACCAGTGGGGCGAGGTACTGCTGCTGTTGCCCTTGCTTGTGGCGCTCGAGGCCGTTTTGTCTGCTGACAACGCCATTGCCCTGGCCGCCATTGCCCGGGGCCTGGATGATCCGGCCCGCCAGCGCCAGGCGCTCAACCTAGGGCTGGGACTGGCCCTGGCGTTCCGCCTAGGTCTGATCGTTGCCGCCCGGTGGGTGCTCAATTTCTGGCCCCTGCAGCTCGCGGCCGCCGGCTACCTTCTCTGGCTCTCTGGCAGCCATCTGGTGCTGGTCTTCTCAAACCCGGCAGACGATTCCAATGCCGAAGGGCAGGACCCAGATCCAGACCAACAAGCGCCATCGCCCCAAGGATCCCTCCACCATTCAGGCCTGGGCTCGGTTGTCCTGACGCTTGCCCTCACCGATCTGGCCTTCTCCCTCGACAGCGTGGCTGCCGCTGTGGCGGTGACGGATCGGCTGGTTCTGGTGATGGCTGGCGGGGTAATTGGGGTGATTGCCCTGCGGCTCACGGCTGAACTCTTCATCCGTTGGCTGGCTGTCTTCCAGCACCTTGAGACGGCTGGTTATCTGGCGGTTGGACTGGTGGGGATTCGTTTACTACTGCGCCTAGGGCTGCCCCAGGTAGTGCCGCCGGAGTGGCTGCTGCTGCTTCTGGTGGCTGGCCTGTTTGCCTGGGGCTTTTCCGTTCGCCAGGTCCCGGCGGACCAGCCCCCCGTTTCATGA